Proteins found in one Oryza glaberrima chromosome 4, OglaRS2, whole genome shotgun sequence genomic segment:
- the LOC127771696 gene encoding chlorophyll a-b binding protein CP24, chloroplastic, which yields MALASTSATASAAVLKTPFLGAKRALANAVGVAGAKPAPRRALVVSAKKSWIPAFKSDAEFINPPWLDGSLPGDFGFDPLGLGKDPAFLKWYREAELIHGRWAMAAVLGIFVGQAWSGVPWFEAGAQPEAIAPFSFGSLLGTQLLLMGWVESKRWVDFFNPDSQAVEWATPWSRTAENFSNATGEQGYPGGKFFDPLGLGGETRDGVYIPDTDKLDRLKLAEIKHARLAMLAMLIFYFEAGQGKTPLGALGL from the exons atggcgctcgcctccacctccgccaccgcgtcCGCGGCCGTGCTCAAGACGCCCTTCCTCGGGGCGAAGCGCGCGCTCGCCAAtgccgtcggcgtcgccggcgccaagcccgcgccgcgccgcgcgctcgtcgtGTCCGCCAAGAAGTCGTGGATCCCGGCCTTCAAGAGCGACGCCGAGTTCATCAACCCGCCGTGGCTCGATGGCTC GCTCCCCGGTGACTTCGGCTTCGACCCGCTGGGGCTGGGCAAGGACCCGGCGTTCCTCAAGTGGTACAGGGAGGCGGAGCTGATCCATGGGCggtgggcgatggcggcggtgctggGGATCTTCGTCGGGCAGGCGTGGAGCGGCGTGCCGTGGTTCGAGGCCGGCGCGCAGCCGGAGGCCATCGCGCCCTTCTCCTTCGGCTCCCTCCTCGGGACGCAGCTGCTGCTCATGGGCTGGGTGGAGTCCAAGCGGTGGGTCGACTTCTTCAACCCGGACTCGCAGGCGGTGGAGTGGGCCACGCCGTGGTCGCGCACCGCCGAGAACTTCTCCAACGCCACCGGCGAGCAGGGCTACCCCGGCGGCAAGTTCTTCGACCcgctcggcctcggcggcgagaCCAGGGACGGCGTCTACATCCCGGACACCGACAAGCTCGACCGGCTCAAGCTCGCCGAGATCAAGCACGCCCGCCTCGCCATGCTCGCCATGCTCATCTTCTACTTCGAGGCCGGCCAGGGCAAGACGCCGCTCGGCGCCCTCGGCCTATGA
- the LOC127769615 gene encoding short-chain dehydrogenase PC-15 has translation MGKTATEGDKEAGRGGARRPVVLVTGCSEGGIGHAMARAFAAAGCAVVATARSRASMRGLEGDPRYLLLELDVRSDESARAAVADAVRELGRVDVLVNNAGVHLVAPLAEVPMDEFQQVFDTNVYGAMRLIHAVIPQMIEREQGTIVNVGSITALAPGPWAGVYSASKAALHALSDTLRLELKSFGVNVMIVAPGGTKSNLGSNSTSKYVQIRDWKYYKKFEESLRARTDASQGPGSTPAEDLAKRVVALVLKKNPPAWFAYGQFSAILSLLYYAPLWFRDYFYKIVMKC, from the exons ATGGGGAAGACGGCGACCGAAGGGGATAAggaggcggggcggggcggcgcccgccgccccGTGGTGCTGGTGACGGGCTGCTCGGAGGGCGGGATCGGGCACGCGATGGCGCGGGCGTTCGCGGCGGCCGGGTGCGCCGTCGTGGCCACGGCGCGGTCGCGCGCCTCCATGCGCGGGCTGGAGGGGGACCCGCGGTACCTGCTGCTGGAGCTCGACGTGCGCTCCGACGAGAGCGCGCGCGCTGCCGTGGCCGACGCCGTCCGGGAGCTCGGGCGCGTCGACGTGCTCGTCAACAACGCCGGGGTCCACCTCGTCGCGCCGCTCGCCGAGGTGCCCATGGACGAGTTCCAGCAGGTGTTCGACACCAATGTCTATG GAGCAATGAGGCTGATTCATGCTGTTATTCCCCAAATGATAGAAAGGGAACAAGGTACAATAGTGAATGTTGGAAGTATCACAGCTTTGGCTCCTGGACCATGGGCTGGTGTATATTCAGCATCAAAAGCCGCTCTTCATGCATTGAGCGACACGCTAAG ACTGGAGCTAAAAAGTTTCGGAGTTAATGTTATGATTGTTGCACCTGGAGGGACAAAGTCTAATCTGGGAAGTAACTCTACATCCAAGTATGTTCAAATACGTGACTGGAAGTACTACAAAAAATTCGAGGAATCCCTCAGAGCCAGGACTGATGCTTCCCAGGGTCCTGGTTCTACTCCAGCAGAAGACCTCGCAAAAAGGGTTGTTGCTTTGGTTCTTAAGAAGAATCCTCCAGCCTGGTTTGCTTATGGCCAGTTCAGTGCTATTCTAAGCTTGTTGTACTATGCACCACTATGGTTTAGAGATTACTTCTATAAGATTGTCATGAAATGCTAG
- the LOC127769681 gene encoding PLAT domain-containing protein 3-like, which produces MAKLSCLLIVSFAVVAALAATDDDAAAAAEGITVAEASSDPENKCVYTIYVRTGTIWKGGTDSVIGVTLLGADGSGVRIRDLERWGGLMGDGHDYYERGNLDIFSGRGPCMRQAPCRMNLTSDGTGPHHGWYCNYLEATVTGPHLGCAQQLFTVEQWLATDASPYRLYAVVDNCNKAKDAAADDDDADEPRVTVL; this is translated from the exons ATGGCGAAGCTCTCCTGCCTTCTCATCGTCTccttcgccgtcgtcgcg GCGTTGGCGGCCacggacgacgacgcggcggcggcggctgaggggaTCACGGTGGCGGAGGCGTCGTCGGACCCGGAGAACAAGTGCGTGTACACGATATACGTGCGGACGGGGACGATCTGGAAGGGCGGGACGGACTCGGTGATCGGCGTGACGCTGCTGGGCGCCGACGGCTCCGGGGTGCGGATCCGCGACCTGGAGCGGTGGGGCGGCCTCATGGGCGACGGCCACGACTACTACGAGCGCGGCAACCTCGACATCTTCAGCGGCCGCGGCCCCTGCATGAGGCAGGCGCCGTGCCGGATGAACCTCACCTCCGACGGCACCGGCCCGCACCACGGCTGGTACTGCAACTACCTCGAGGCCACCGTCACGGGTCCCCACCTCGGCTGCGCGCAGCAGCTCTTCACCGTCGAGCAGTGGCTCGCCACCGACGCATCGCCCTACCGCCTCTACGCCGTCGTCGACAACTGCAACAAGGccaaggacgccgccgccgacgacgacgacgccgacgagccgAGGGTCACTGTGCTGTAA
- the LOC127771695 gene encoding ETHYLENE INSENSITIVE 3-like 5 protein — MESLAYRQKQKPPALEPLPRPTAAMDDKGKAKAADAAAAAEAAPEQEEEFFSDSESGSESIEIADLKKRMWKDQMLLMKLEGRSGHEGALAAQDHRVVRGEEEAAAAAEEPPEARYRRKAMLRAQDGVLRHMLKMMEACNARGFVYGIVDESGVPVSGSSDSLRGWWKDDVAFDRAGPTALSGRGGRGSPRSPAAAAAAAASFLHGLLDIQDSTLGSLLSALIQHCEPPQRSFPLDRGLPPPWWPTGGEAWWGLQGEAQASQGPPPYRKPHDLKKAWKISLLSAVIKHLSPRFDQIRKLVWQSKRLQHKMSARDADTWSRVITQEEALSRHALSSLHITPLDDDDDEPNEGPTPRESHADKRKREVGGGGGEEMQLSLPADIDVVPEVDRSSIDEVMKLYYSCLQGTDTDGGGGEQGKDVAAGACGDGSVAPETVHVDDDDMLEGLLGVAQVVDMSDFPDSPIWHWGSSSD; from the coding sequence ATGGAAAGCCTCGCCTATCGACAGAAACAGAAACCTCCTGCTCTCGAGCCGCTGCCACGGCCaaccgccgccatggacgacaAAGGCAAAGCCAAGGCTGCtgacgccgctgctgctgccgaggcggcgccggagcaggaggaggagttcTTTAGTGACTCCGAGTCCGGGTCCGAGTCCATCGAGATCGCCGACCTCAAGAAGCGGATGTGGAAGGACCAGATGCTGCTCATGAAGCTCGAGGGTCGGTCGGGCCACGAAGGCGCCCTGGCGGCGCAGGACCACCGGGTCgtgaggggggaggaggaggcggcggcggcggcggaggagccgcCCGAGGCGCGGTACCGGCGGAAGGCGATGCTCCGGGCGCAGGACGGCGTGCTCCGCCACATGCTCAAGATGATGGAGGCCTGCAACGCCCGCGGGTTCGTGTACGGCATCGTGGACGAGTCGGGCGTGCCGGTGTCCGGCTCCTCCGACAGCCTCCGCGGGTGGTGGAAGGACGACGTCGCGTTCGACCGGGCGGGGCCGACGGCGCTGTCGGGCCGAGGCGGCCGGGGGAGCCCGCggagccccgcggcggcggcggcggcggcggcgtcgttccTGCACGGGCTGCTCGACATCCAGGACAGCACGCTGGGGTCGCTGCTGTCGGCACTGATCCAGCACTGCGAGCCACCGCAGCGGAGCTTCCCGCTCGACCgcggcctgccgccgccgtggtggccgaccggcggcgaggcgtggtGGGGCCTGCAGGGCGAGGCGCAGGCCAGCCAGGGCCCGCCACCGTACCGGAAGCCGCACGACCTCAAGAAGGCGTGGAAGATCTCCCTGCTCAGCGCCGTCATCAAGCACCTGAGCCCGCGGTTCGACCAGATTCGCAAGCTCGTGTGGCAGTCCAAGCGGCTTCAGCACAAGATGAGCGCCAGGGACGCCGATACCTGGTCCCGCGTCATCACCCAGGAGGAGGCGCTCAGCCGCCACGCGCTGAGCTCCCTCCACATCAcgccgctcgacgacgacgacgacgaacccAACGAGGGGCCGACGCCGCGCGAGTCGCACGCCGACAAGCGCAAgcgcgaggtcggcggcggcggcggcgaggagatgCAGCTCTCTCTGCCGGCGGACATCGACGTCGTCCCGGAGGTGGACCGCAGCTCCATCGACGAGGTGATGAAGCTCTACTACAGCTGCCTGCAGGGGACCgacaccgacggcggcggcggcgagcaggggaAGGACGTGGCGGCCGGAGCCTGCGGGGATGGGAGCGTCGCTCCGGAGACCGTGcatgtcgacgacgacgacatgctGGAGGGTCTCCTCGGTGTCGCGCAAGTGGTGGACATGAGCGACTTCCCGGACAGTCCCATCTGGCACTGGGGGTCGAGCTCGGATTAG